AGAGTCTGGGAGTGTTGTACTTTTTGTCAAGCACTCTCGCCTGGTCATCGTGCAACTTGAGGCGCCCTGCTTCCATGTTGGAAACAGTCGATCGCGCTGCACCGATGATCTGTCCACACTGGGCCAGCGAGTGATCATGCTTTTCCCGCTCGAAGCGTAATGCGTACGCCAGAAAGTGCCAGAGGGAGATCTTGGGGTCGAGCGGCTCGCGGTGGTTTGCCATACCCCCTCCAATGTTTCCAGTTTTCCCAGATACAGGCGAGGTTAGCTTGTGCACTCGATCCTGGGGACAGAAATCCGGAAACACACAGAGGAAGGGCAAGGCAATGATCACAACACCGGACTGCCTGCTGCTCTCCATGCTGGCGTCGAAGGCCGCACCGGGACTGGCGCGCACGCTGACGAGGGCGCGACTCCATAAATGGGACTGTGCGCATATTTCGGACGATGCATTCCTGATCGCATCGGAGCTGATCACCAACGCCGTGGCGGCCACGCCTGGCGAGGAGATCCGCTACCAATGCAGCCGGGACGTCGCGGGCGTCCTCATCGCCGTGTGGGACGCGAGCACGGTCAGCCCTCAACCTCGTCCACTGGTGGAACTGACCCTCGACACCTTGGACGTCTCCGAAGAGCACTGGGACGACAACGGTGGTCGGGGTCTCCCGATAGTCACGGCCCTCGCCGCCGAATGCGGCTACTCCTCCGACCCGACAGGAGGCAAATGGGTCTGGGCCCGTCTGAAGCCGTGACCTCACCGCGTCGGCATCGTCCTGCCGACGGTCGACAGCGGCGGCCAGGTGCCGGGCCCGGAGCTTTCGACTGTGCGGGGGGTGGCGAAGCCGATGAAGCCGCCGATGAAGCCACCGAGGGCCCCGGACAGGGGCTCTCGGAGAACGCTTCCAGCCCGGCGCCGTTCACGGCTTGCACCACCGCGACGGCGGCGTCGAGGACCAGGCCGACGAGACCGCCGAGCGCGAGCGCGATCAGTCCGCGGCCGAGACCGCGAAGGAGTGCGAAGCGGGCGACCAGGTCGGCGATCTGAATCCGGTCGGCGATCACAGTG
The sequence above is a segment of the Actinomadura coerulea genome. Coding sequences within it:
- a CDS encoding ATP-binding protein encodes the protein MITTPDCLLLSMLASKAAPGLARTLTRARLHKWDCAHISDDAFLIASELITNAVAATPGEEIRYQCSRDVAGVLIAVWDASTVSPQPRPLVELTLDTLDVSEEHWDDNGGRGLPIVTALAAECGYSSDPTGGKWVWARLKP